CTCGCCGGCCTCGCCGAGGAGAGCCGCCCCGCACCGCCGCTCCCGCGGCCGCCGCTGAGCCAGGAGGAGAAGCAGCGCCTGCGCCGCGAGATCGAACTCGCCGACGCGCAGGCCGAGGCGACGGGGCGCGAGGTCTGCTTCGCGCTCGTGGCGCATCGCACTCGCATCGAGGCCGCGATCCACCGCTTCGTCGAACCGCAGATCCAGGCCATGCTCGACGAGCTCTCCCAGCACCTCGAGCCTCCGCAGTAGCGCCGCGCCCTTGCGCTGCGCGGATGCAGGGCGTACAGTTGCATGTTGGTGCCCTCCACCGGTGGTTTCGTCGTGCACACGGCGATGCGAGCGGGGGAGTATCACCGAGCAGGGTCCCTCGCTCAACAGAGCTGACACCCCCACGGCATAGCTGCACTCGGTCGTCGAGGCGCGTTCGCGCGTCGCCGACGACAGCAGCTCAGCGGCCGCGCAAGCAGCCGTACATGCTTGGCCATAGAAGCATTCCTGTCACCGTGCAGGACGAATGAGGAGAATCAGTGCCTACTATTCAGCAGCTGGTTCGCAAGGGCCGTACGCCGAAGGTCTCCAAGACCAAGGCGCCCGCCCTGAAGGCGAACCCGCAGCAGGCCGGGGTCTGCACCCGTGTCTACACCACCACGCCCAAGAAGCCGAACTCGGCGATGCGCAAGGTCGCTCGTGTGAAGCTCCGCAACGGCACCGAGGTCACCGCCTACATTCCGGGCGAGGGCCACAACCTGCAGGAGCACTCGCTGGTGCTCGTGCGCGGTGGTCGTGTCAAGGACCTCCCCGGTGTCCGTTACAAGATCGTGCGCGGCGCGCTCGACACGCAGGCGGTCAAGGACCGTCAGCAGGCCCGCAGCCGCTACGGTGCGAAGAAGGTGAAGTAATGCCCCGTAAAGGTCCCGCTCCCAAGCGCCCCGTCGTCGCCGATCCCGTCTACGGCTCGCCCGTCGTCAGCCAGCTCGTCAACAAGATCCTGCTGGACGGCAAGAAGGGTCTCGCCGAGCGCATCGTCTACGGTGCTCTCGAGAACGTCGCGGAGAAGTCCGGCCAGGACGCCGTGACCGTGCTCAAGAAGGCGCTCGACAACGTGCGTCCCACGCTCGAGGTCCGCTCGCGCCGCGTCGGCGGCAGCACCTACCAGGTGCCCGTCGAGGTGAAGCCGCACCGCGCGAACACGCTCGCGCTGCGCTGGCTCACCAGCTACGCGAAGGCTCGTCGTGAGAACTCGATGACCGATCGCCTCACCAACGAGATCCTCGACGCGTCCAACGGCCTCGGCGCCGCGGTGAAGCGCCGCGAGGACACTCACAAGATGGCCGAGTCGAACCGCGCGTTCGCTCACTACCGCTGGTAGTCATCCGCGCATCGAGCTTGTCGAGATGGCGGACCCGTCATCTCGACAAGCTCGATGAACGATCGGCACCACCGATCCGCACACATTTTTCACCCCCTATTCGGAGGAGACCCCTGTGGCACAAGACGTGCTCACCGACCTGAGCAAGGTCCGCAACATCGGCATCATGGCCCACATCGATGCCGGCAAGACCACTACGACCGAGCGCATCCTGTTCTACACGGGTGTCAACCACAAGCTGGGCGAGACCCACGACGGCGGCGCGACGACCGACTGGATGGAGCAGGAGAAGGAGCGCGGCATCACCATCACCAGTGCCGCGGTGACCTGCTTCTGGAACAAGAACCAGATCAACATCATCGACACCCCGGGCCACGTCGACTTCACCGTCGAGGTGGAGCGCTCACTCCGCGTGCTCGACGGCGCCGTCGCGGTGTTCGACGGCAAGGAGGGCGTCGAGCCCCAGTCCGAGACCGTGTGGCGCCAGGCCGACAAGTACGGCGTGCCCCGCATCTGCTTCGTCAACAAGATGGACAAGATGGGCGCCGACTTCTACTTCACGGTCGACACCATCGTCAGCCGCCTCGGCGCCAAGCCGCTCGTGATGCAGCTGCCCATCGGTTCCGAGTCGGACTTCACCGGCGTCGTCGACCTGCTCTCGATGCAGGCGTTCGTGTGGGAGGGCGACGCCAAGGGCGACGTCACCATGGGAGCGAACTACGAAACCCGCGAGATCCCCGCCGACCTCCAGGCCAAGGCCGAGGAGTACCGCGCGCAGCTCGTCGAGACCGTCGCCGAGACCGATGACGCGCTGCTCGAGAAGTTCTTCGGCGGCGAGGAGCTCACCATCGACGAGCTCAAGGCCGGCATCCGCAAGCTCGTCGTGAACAACGAGATCTACCCCGTCTACTGCGGCTCGGCGTTCAAGAACCGCGGCATCCAGCCGATGCTCGACGCGGTCGTCGACTTCCTGCCGAACCCGCTCGACGTCGGCGCCATCGAGGCGCACGACCCCCGCGACGAGTCGGTCGTCATCGAGCGCAAGCCGTCGGCCGACCAGCCGTTCTCGGCGCTCGCGTTCAAGATCGCCGTGCACCCGTTCTTCGGTCGCCTCACCTACGTGCGCGTGTACTCGGGCAAGGCCGAGTCGGGCGCCCAGGTCGTCAACTCGACCAAGGGCAAGAAGGAGCGCATCGGCAAGATCTTCCAGATGCACGCCAACAAGGAGAACCCGGTCGACGAGCTGACTGCGGGCAACATCTACGCCGTGATCGGCCTCAAGGACACCACCACCGGTGACACCCTGAGCGACCCGAACAACCAGGTCGTGCTCGAGTCGATGACCTTCCCCGAGCCCGTGATCGAGGTGGCCATCGAGCCGAAGACGAAGGGCGACCAGGAGAAGCTCGGCGTCGCGATCCAGAAGCTCGCCGAAGAGGATCCCACGTTCCGCGTGAGCCTCAACGCCGAGACCGGTCAGACCGTCATCGCCGGCATGGGCGAGCTGCACCTCGACATCCTCGTCGATCGCATGAAGCGCGAGTTCAAGGTCGAGGCCAACGTGGGCAAGCCCCAGGTCGCCTACCGCGAGACGATCCGCCGCGCGGTCGACAAGTACGACTACACCCACAAGAAGCAGACCGGTGGTTCCGGTCAGTTCGCGAAGGTGCAGATCGCGCTCGCGCCGCTCGAGGTCGAAGAGGGCAGCGAGAAGACCTACGAGTTCGAGGACAAGGTGACCGGCGGTCGCGTTCCCCGCGAGTACATCCCGTCGGTGGACGCCGGTATCCAGGACGCCATGCAGTACGGCATCCTCGCCGGCTTCCCCGTCGTCAACGTCAAGGCGACCCTGCTCGACGGCCAGTACCACGACGTCGACTCCTCGGAGATGGCGTTCAAGATCGCCGGCTCGATGGCCTTCAAGGAGGCCGCGCGTCTCGCTCAGCCCGTCATCCTCGAGCCGCTCATGGCGGTCGAGGTGCGCACTCCCGAGGAGTACATGGGCGACGTGATCGGCGACCTGAACTCCCGTCGTGGGCAGATCCAGTCCATGGAGGACGCGAGCGGCGTCAAGGTCGTGCGCGCCCTCGTCCCGCTCTCCGAGATGTTCGGGTACATCGGCGACCTGCGGTCGAAGACCAGCGGTCGCGCGGTGTTCTCGATGACCTTCGACTCCTACGCTGAGGTGCCGAAGGCCGTGGCCGATGAGATCGTTCAGAAGGCTAAGGGCGAGTAACTGCTCCGCTGATCGGGCGGTTCCCGCTCGGCGTCGGAGACGGGGCTTCTCCCGCTCCGGCTCCGGCCGGGAACCCGCCTACGGGGCAGTAGCCCAAATCACTGCTCAGGTCGCGATCGCAGGCCAGAGCTTGTAACATAGGTACACACACCCCGCGCCCGCGCGCCCTCGAAACCGTCGGGGGGGAAGCGGGTGCAACGATGTCCTGAGGAGGACCATAGTGGCGAAGGCCAAGTTCGAGCGGACCAAGCCGCACGTAAACATCGGAACGATCGGTCACGTCGACCACGGTAAGACCACCCTTACCGCGGCGATCTCGAAGACCCTCGCTGACAAGTTCCCGTCTGACGTCAACGTGCAGCGCGACTTCGACACGATCGACTCGGCTCCCGAGGAGCGCCAGCGCGGCATCACCATCAACATCTCGCACGTCGAGTACGAGACCGAGAAGCGCCACTACGCTCACGTTGATGCCCCGGGTCACGCCGACTACATCAAGAACATGATCACCGGCGCCGCTCAGATGGACGGCGCGATCCTCGTGGTCGCGGCGACCGACGGCCTGATGGCTCAGTCGAAGGAGCACATCCTTCTCGCCAAGCAGGTCGGCGTCCCCTACCTGCTCGTCGCCCTCAACAAGTGCGACCAGGTCGACGACGAGGAGATCCTCGAGCTCGTCGAGATGGAGGTCCGCGAGGAGCTCACCAAGAACGGCTTCGACGGCGACAACGCTCCCGTCGTGCGCGTCTCGGGCTACCAGGCGCTCCAGGGCGAGGAGAAGTGGGTCAACTCGATCCTCGAGCTCATGGAGGCCGTCGACAGCAGCATCCCCGATCCGGTGCGTGACAAGGACAAGCCGTTCCTCATGCCCGTCGAGGACGTCTTCACCATCACCGGCCGCGGCACCGTCGTCACCGGCCGCGCCGAGCGCGGTACGCTGAAGATCAACTCCGAGGTCGAGATCGTGGGTCTGCGCCCGACGCAGAAGACCACCGTCACCGGCATCGAGATGTTCCACAAGCAGCTCGACGAGGCGTGGGCCGGCGAGAACTGTGGCCTCCTCCTCCGCGGCACCAAGCGCGAGGACGTGGAGCGCGGCCAGGTCGTGGTCGCACCCGGTTCGATCACCCCGCACACCAAGTTCGAGGGCACCGCCTACATCCTCAAGAAGGAAGAGGGCGGCCGCCACAACCCGTTCGAGACGAACTACCGTCCGCAGTTCTACTTCCGTACGACTGACGTGACCGGCGTCATCACCCTGCCCGAGGACAAGCCGATGGTCATGCCCGGCGACACCACCGACATGTCGGTCGAGCTGATCCAGCCGATCGCCATGGAGGAGGGCCTCGGCTTCGCGATCCGTGAGGGTGGCCGCACCGTCGGCGCCGGCACGGTGACCAAGGTCGTCGAGTAAGTCTCGCCAGCGAGCTGACGAAGAACCCCCGGGAGAGATCCCGGGGGTTCTTCTCGTTTGCGGGGGGGCTCTGCGCGGTTCCGGTTCTGCGGCCTCGGATGCCCCCGTTGCGGTTGCCCCGGCAGCACACGATCCCGGCCGAGTCGCAGCGCCGTAGGCATTTCCGCCTACTCCGTTTCTCCTCTTCCGCGGTGTTCCATATTGTCGAGTGGACGAAGCCTGCGCTCGCGGGGCCCGGAAAAGGGGAAGCAGATGGGGATGCGAGGACGATTGCGCCTTGGGGCGATAGGAAGCCTGCTCGTGGCGTTGCTGCTCGGCAGCGGTGCTGCGGCGCACGCCGCCGAGCCGGAGGGGCTCGGCCAGTTCACGCTGCCCGCCGGCACGGCGCGGGTCTGGGTCGAACTGGAGCAGAGCGGTCTGGCGGCGAACGCGGTGTCCGTGCGCGCCCAGATCGGCGGATCGACGCTCGACGTGCCGATGACGGCGACCACATTCGGCCTGCACGGCGAGTTCGCCGCGACTCAGGGCCAGGTGACGCTGACCATCCTTCCCGGGGTCGGGGCGCCGGCGGCCAGGCCCGACCTGGCGCTCACCGTGCTCGACGCGAACGGGCTCGTGCTGCAGGGCGTGAACATGCGCATCGCGATCCCGAAGGGGCCCGAGAGCGACGGCGAACAGCCGCAGCCCGCCGGGCCCGATGCCGAAGATCCCGACGGCGATCAGAACCGCGGAGCGAAGAAGAACATGGCGCGCACGGGCGGTGACGAGCCGACGTGGCTCATCGTCGCGGGCGCGCTGCTCGTGATCGCCGGCGGCACCGTCTACG
The genomic region above belongs to Leucobacter muris and contains:
- the rpsL gene encoding 30S ribosomal protein S12 — protein: MPTIQQLVRKGRTPKVSKTKAPALKANPQQAGVCTRVYTTTPKKPNSAMRKVARVKLRNGTEVTAYIPGEGHNLQEHSLVLVRGGRVKDLPGVRYKIVRGALDTQAVKDRQQARSRYGAKKVK
- the rpsG gene encoding 30S ribosomal protein S7, with protein sequence MPRKGPAPKRPVVADPVYGSPVVSQLVNKILLDGKKGLAERIVYGALENVAEKSGQDAVTVLKKALDNVRPTLEVRSRRVGGSTYQVPVEVKPHRANTLALRWLTSYAKARRENSMTDRLTNEILDASNGLGAAVKRREDTHKMAESNRAFAHYRW
- the fusA gene encoding elongation factor G, which codes for MAQDVLTDLSKVRNIGIMAHIDAGKTTTTERILFYTGVNHKLGETHDGGATTDWMEQEKERGITITSAAVTCFWNKNQINIIDTPGHVDFTVEVERSLRVLDGAVAVFDGKEGVEPQSETVWRQADKYGVPRICFVNKMDKMGADFYFTVDTIVSRLGAKPLVMQLPIGSESDFTGVVDLLSMQAFVWEGDAKGDVTMGANYETREIPADLQAKAEEYRAQLVETVAETDDALLEKFFGGEELTIDELKAGIRKLVVNNEIYPVYCGSAFKNRGIQPMLDAVVDFLPNPLDVGAIEAHDPRDESVVIERKPSADQPFSALAFKIAVHPFFGRLTYVRVYSGKAESGAQVVNSTKGKKERIGKIFQMHANKENPVDELTAGNIYAVIGLKDTTTGDTLSDPNNQVVLESMTFPEPVIEVAIEPKTKGDQEKLGVAIQKLAEEDPTFRVSLNAETGQTVIAGMGELHLDILVDRMKREFKVEANVGKPQVAYRETIRRAVDKYDYTHKKQTGGSGQFAKVQIALAPLEVEEGSEKTYEFEDKVTGGRVPREYIPSVDAGIQDAMQYGILAGFPVVNVKATLLDGQYHDVDSSEMAFKIAGSMAFKEAARLAQPVILEPLMAVEVRTPEEYMGDVIGDLNSRRGQIQSMEDASGVKVVRALVPLSEMFGYIGDLRSKTSGRAVFSMTFDSYAEVPKAVADEIVQKAKGE
- the tuf gene encoding elongation factor Tu, producing MAKAKFERTKPHVNIGTIGHVDHGKTTLTAAISKTLADKFPSDVNVQRDFDTIDSAPEERQRGITINISHVEYETEKRHYAHVDAPGHADYIKNMITGAAQMDGAILVVAATDGLMAQSKEHILLAKQVGVPYLLVALNKCDQVDDEEILELVEMEVREELTKNGFDGDNAPVVRVSGYQALQGEEKWVNSILELMEAVDSSIPDPVRDKDKPFLMPVEDVFTITGRGTVVTGRAERGTLKINSEVEIVGLRPTQKTTVTGIEMFHKQLDEAWAGENCGLLLRGTKREDVERGQVVVAPGSITPHTKFEGTAYILKKEEGGRHNPFETNYRPQFYFRTTDVTGVITLPEDKPMVMPGDTTDMSVELIQPIAMEEGLGFAIREGGRTVGAGTVTKVVE
- a CDS encoding LPXTG cell wall anchor domain-containing protein; its protein translation is MALLLGSGAAAHAAEPEGLGQFTLPAGTARVWVELEQSGLAANAVSVRAQIGGSTLDVPMTATTFGLHGEFAATQGQVTLTILPGVGAPAARPDLALTVLDANGLVLQGVNMRIAIPKGPESDGEQPQPAGPDAEDPDGDQNRGAKKNMARTGGDEPTWLIVAGALLVIAGGTVYVLRRTRASREGAAR